One genomic window of Oryctolagus cuniculus chromosome 11, mOryCun1.1, whole genome shotgun sequence includes the following:
- the DIDO1 gene encoding death-inducer obliterator 1 isoform X3 has product MDDSGDPSSEEAPKAIKPTSKEFRKTWGFRRTTIAKREGAGDAEVDAAEPAPQPQPQPQHGLSLRRSGRQPKRTERVEEFLTTVRRRGRRSAPASLEDGTEPASCPVTDAETASEGSVESASESKGGSAPGAGPAKERLASPEKAKAGDEEDDTSDSDSDGLTLKELQNRLRRKREREPAERPAQGAPSRLRKKRREEDPAEPLHAQAGAAAEQVLPSAQEPEAGRGAVSQVADEGAESEAEGCAAQGVEEEPRNTGRPKPECEIYDPSTLYCICRQPHNSRFMICCDRCEEWFHGDCVGISENRGRLLERNGEDYICPNCTILQVQAEPDAEAADQQDAGVTPGSADGTALMSMGTVEQRASEDQGIKGRIEKAAHPSGKKKLKIFQPVAEAPGAARCIGPGCCSTAQPDSVYCSSGCILRHAAATMELLRSGPKEKAKLKAAKLRPPTWSVQAGIKISSVHKRPAPEKKENPTKKVVLAPPRGEAVGKEAPSESTPSWASDHNYNAVKPEKSAALSSALLCKSVKEDRRVEEKVTTAAASKKTALPGSSASRQTAPRSLLPKKSPLGGMVAARPVIKKAPSGCKGAIPKRPWLSATPSGGASAAKQAGPTAVPATAASKKAPGAALAGAVRKPAATSASAASPAAGRLGAASPAPSQPNSQIRQNIRRSLKEILWKRVNDSDDLIMTESEVGKVALHIEKEMFGLFQVTDNRYKSKYRSIMFNLKDPKNQGLFHRVLREEISLAKLVRMKPEELVSKELSTWKERPRRPAVEPRARLHNGGKRVVAVQEAAPDMEDSPPVSDSEEQQEAVRAAPERSTAPALDVFSSMLKDTTSQHRAHLFDLNCKICTGQVASSEEPAPKKQKLSASAKKDDLKSRDGSAPPDPAASPADDEIPEAPPGEAAEPDLEGTSQPHLERKPLPGPPGDGCPEPSPLEGLSACPAPAGGGVVTTVTVSGRDPRTAPSGSGTGMASAAAHLDSPHAMESKSDVPKPAVTSVTVPKSILAKPSSSLSPDPRYLSVPPSPGVSVSGSRSPPEGDTSLFLSRLSAIWKGFINMQGVAKFVTKAYPVSGSLDYLSEDLPDTIHIGGRIAPRTVWDYVGKLKSSVSKELCLIRFHPATEEEEVAYISLYSYFSSRGRFGVVANNNRHVKDLYLIPLSAKDPVPSKLLPFEGPAKYLLEAKCFNLGCQTARGEAELPGRRLCGERTCLALLGRRTWS; this is encoded by the exons ATGGATGATTCGGGAGACCCGAGCAGTGAGGAGGCCCCCAAGGCCATCAAGCCCACAAGTAAGGAGTTCAGGAAGACGTGGGGCTTCCGGAGAACCACGATTGCCAAGCGTGAGGGCGCAGGCGACGCCGAGGTGGACGCTGCAGAGCCGgccccgcagccgcagccgcagccgcagcatGGCCTGTCCTTGCGGCGCAGTGGCCGGCAGCCGAAGCGCACGGAGCGGGTGGAAGAATTCCTCACCACGGTGCGGCGCCGGGGCAGGCGGAGCGCCCCGGCCTCCCTGGAGGACGGCACGGAGCCAGCGTCCTGCCCCGTCACCGACGCCGAGACCGCCTCGGAAGGGAGCGTGGAGAGCGCCTCCGAGAGCAAGGGTGGCTCTGCGCCTGGGGCCGGGCCGGCGAAGGAGCGACTCGCGTCTCCTGAGAAAGCCAAAGCAGGTGACGAGGAGGACGACACCTCCGACAGCGACAGTGACGGCCTCACCCTGAAGGAGCTTCAGAACCGCCTGCGGAGGAAGCGGGAGCGGGAGCCGGCCGAGAGGCCCGCGCAAGGGGCCCCCAGTCGCCTGAGGAAGAAGCGGCGGGAGGAGGACCCCGCAGAGCCCCTGCACGCgcaggccggcgctgctgctGAGCAGGTGCTGCCCAGTGCCCAGGAGCCCGAGGCTGGCCGAGGGGCCGTGTCCCAGGTGGCGGACGAGGGCGCCGAGAGTGAGGCCGAGGGATGCGCGGCACAGGGAGTCGAGGAAGAGCCCAGGAACACGGGGAGACCTAAGCCTGAGTGCGAAATCTACGACCCCAGCACCCTGTACTGCATCTGCCGCCAGCCCCACAACAGCAG GTTCATGATCTGCTGTGACCGATGTGAGGAATGGTTTCACGGTGACTGTGTGGGCATTTCTGAAAATCGGGGGAGGCTTTTGGAGCGGAATGGGGAAGACTACATCTGCCCAAACTGCACAATCCTGCAAGTGCAGGCCGAGCCCGACGCGGAAGCCGCCGACCAGCAGGACGCGGGAGTGACCCCCGGCAGCGCGGATGGCACAGCCCTGATGAGCATGGGAACCGTGGAGCAGCGGGCCAGCGAGGACCAGGGCATCAAGGGGCGGATCGAGAAGGCCGCGCACCCGAGTGGCAAGAAGAAGCTGAAGATATTCCAGCCG GTGGCGGAGGCTCCTGGGGCCGCCAGGTGCATCGGCCCTGGGTGCTGCAGCACGGCGCAGCCGGACTCCGTCTACTGCAGCAGCGGCTGCATCCTGAGGCACGCCGCCGCCACCATGGAGCTGCTGCGCTCAGGCCCCAAGGAGAAGGCGAAGCTGAAGGCAGCAAAGCTCCGTCCGCCCACCTGGAGCGTGCAG GCAGGCATAAAAATCTCTTCTGTACACAAGAGACCTGCTccagaaaagaaggaaaacccAACAAAGAaggtggtgctggcccctcctagGGGCGAAGCTGTGGGGAAGGAGGCGCCGAGCGAAAGCACGCCGTCCTGGGCGAGCGACCACAATTACAACGCAGTAAAGCCGGAGAAGAGTGCTGCGCTCTCGTCGGCACTGTTGTGTAAAT CTGTGAAAGAAGACAGAAGAGTGGAGGAGAAAGTGACGACGGCAGCAGCCTCCAAGAAGACGGCCCTCCCAGGTTCCTCGGCGAGCAGACAGACAGCGCCCAGGAGTCTCCTCCCAAAGAAGTCTCCTCTTGGTGGCATGGTGGCCGCCAGGCCAGTCATTAAAAAGGCACCCTCTGGCTGCAAGGGCGCCATCCCCAAGAGACCGTGGCTCTCGGCCACTCCCTCGGGCGGCGCCTCAGCTGCCAAGCAGGCGGGACCCACAGCCGTCCCTGCGACGGCCGCCTCCAAGAAGGCACCGGGTGCTGCTCTGGCGGGAGCCGTCAGGAAGCCTGCGGCGACTTCCGCATCGGCAGCCTCTCCGGCCGCCGGACGCCTCGGAGCCGCGAGCCCTGCACCGTCCCAGCCAAATTCACAAATACGGCAGAACATAAGGCGCTCCTTGAAGGAGATTCTGTGGAAGAG GGTGAATGACAGCGACGACTTGATCATGACGGAGAGTGAGGTGGGCAAGGTCGCGCTGCACATCGAGAAGGAGATGTTTGGCTTGTTCCAGGTCACAGACAACCGCTACAAGAGCAAGTACCGCAGTATCATGTTCAATCTGAAGGACCCCAAGAACCAG GGGCTCTTCCATCGTGTTCTGCGTGAAGAAATCTCCTTGGCAAAACTTgtgaggatgaagccagaagAACTGGTATCCAAAGAGCTTTCCACGTGGAAGGAGAGACCGAGGAGACCC GCggtggagcccagagccaggctgcaTAATGGGGGCAAGCGGGTAGTTGCTGTCCAGGAGGCCGCCCCCGACATGGAGGATTCTCCCCCCGTGTCGGACTCGGAG GAACAGCAAGAGGCCGTCCGAGCTGCCCCTGAGCGGAGCACAGCCCCCGCCCTGGACGTCTTCAGCAGCATGCTGAAGGACACGACGAGCCAGCACCGTGCGCACCTCTTTGACCTGAACTGTAAGATCTGCACAG GTCAGGTCGCGTCATCGGAAGAACCCGctccaaaaaagcaaaaattgtcAGCCTCCGCTAAGAAGGACGACCTGAAGTCCAGGGACGGCAGCGCTCCCCCGGACCCCGCTGCCAGCCCGGCTGACGACGAGATCCCAGAAGCCCCGCCCGGAGAAGCTGCCGAGCCCGACCTGGAGGGCACCTCGCAGCCACACCTGGAGAGGAAGCCGCTCCCTGGGCCCCCGGGAGACGGCTGTCCCGAGCCGTCCCCACTCGAGGGCctctccgcctgcccagcccccgctgggggtggggtggttacCACTGTCACAGTATCGGGCCGGGACCCCAGGACGGCTCCAAGTGGGTCAGGCACAGGCATGGCCTCTGCGGCAGCCCACCTGGACAGTCCGCACGCGATGGAGAGCAAATCAGATGTGCCGAAGCCTGCTGTGACTTCTGTGACGGTGCCCAAGTCCATACTGGCTAAGCCTTCCTCTTCCTTGTCTCCGGACCCACGGTACTTGTCGGTTCCACCGTCGCCAGGTGTCAG TGTCTCCGGCTCTCGGTCCCCCCCGGAAGGAGACACGAGCCTGTTCTTGTCTCGCCTCAGCGCCATCTGGAAGGGATTCATCAACATGCAGGGTGTGGCCAAGTTCGTCACTAAGGCGTACCCTGTGTCTGGGAGTTTGGATTATCTCAGTGAG GACTTGCCCGACACCATCCACATTGGCGGGAGGATTGCGCCAAGGACAGTTTGGGATTATGTTGGCAAACTCAAGTCTTCCGTGTCCAAG GAGCTCTGCCTGATCCGCTTCCACCCCGccacggaggaggaggaggtcgcCTATATTTCTCTCTACTCCTATTTTAGCAGCCGTGGCCGCTTCGGTGTGGTCGCCAACAACAACAGGCACGTCAAGGACCTCTACTTGATTCCGCTGAGTGCCAAGGACCCGGTTCCGTCCAAACTCCTGCCCTTTGAGGGACCAG ccaaaTACTTGTTAGAAGCAAAATGCTTTAATCTGGGCTGTCAGACCGCTCGGGGTGAAGCTGAGCTGCCCGGCAGGCGGTTGTGTGGAGAGAGGACGTGCCTGGCTCTGCTGGGGCGAAGAACCTGGAGCTGA